The nucleotide window CAGGCGCAAGAGCACGGCGATATTAGCAGCGCCGCGGCCGCCGGGAGAAGCGAAGGGCACCTCGCCATAGCTGTCGAGCGCGGTGGCGAGAATGATCGCCTCTTCCTTCTCCAGATCGAAGACCGGCTGGCTGCCGCGCAAATAGCCGAAGACATTGCAGCCGTAGGCTGTTTCCCACACAATTTCGCTGTGGATAGTGGCGATCGCGCCTTCGGGTAGGGCGCTTCTTCCTGCCGGCAGATAGAACCGCGGCAAATTGGCCGTGGTCTCGCTAGCATGGCAGTGCCAGGCTTCGGCGCGCTCAGCCGGGACAAAGATCACCGCCAGCGCGCCCTGGCGAAAAGCGCGCAACCAGCCGCGGCCGCAGTTGTAATCGAGCACGACAATGGCGCCAGCCACCCGACGCTCGCCAAAATCTTCGGGGTCACCGCGGCCGGCATGCAGCAGCGGTCCGCTCAATCCCCCTGGCGGGGTGACCGGCGGCATGATGCCATTGGCGCGCATGGGCAAAAGCGCGAGCGTCCGCGCTGCGCCTTCGGCGGTGCGCACTTCGACTTCGCAGCGCAAGACGCGCATTTGCGCCGCCGGGAATTCCTGTTCGATCACCGCGTCCAGCCCCATAGCGCGCAGCCGCTTCGCCACGTAGGCGGCCGCAGCTCTGCCTTCGGCTGTGCCCACCAGGCGATGCGGCTGCTGGGTCAGCGCCGCGCTATCAGCGCGCAGCGCAGCGTCGCGCTCCGCCGCCGCCGCGGTCAGCGCCAGCATGAAGCCGAGGAATAAAGCCACGCCGCGCGCCTCAGGCATGTTTTCCTCCGATGGAGCCGATCTGGATCTTCACCTCTTCGCGCCGCGCGATCCTTTCGATGCGGCCGTCGCGGATCCACATCAGGCGATCGCAGATGTTCATCATGCGGTGATCATGCGTCGCGCAGATCACGGTGACGCCGCGCTCGCGGTTGAGGCGTTGAAGGATTTCGAGTATTTCCTGTCCCGTGCGCAGGTCGAGGTTGGCCGTGGGCTCGTCGCAGAGGAGAATCGCCGGCTGATTGGCCATGGCGCGGGCGATGGCCACGCGCTGCTGCTGGCCGCCGGACAACTGGCTGGGGCGATGTTTGGCGCGGTTGGCCAGGCCCACCAGCTCGAGAGCGCGTTCGGCGCGTTCGCGGCGCGCCCTGGCTGAGAGGCCGGCGTAGACCATGGGCAGCTCCACGTTTTGCAGCACGTTGAGTTTGGGCAGGAGGTTGAAGAACTGAAATACAAAACCGATTTTCTGGTTGCGAATATGGGCCAGTTGCCGCGGCGAGGCATTGTGGATCATCAGGCCATCCAGCTTGATGGTGCCGCTGGTGGGGCTGTCCAGACAACCCAGGATGTGCATGAGGGTGGATTTGCCGCTGCCGGAGGGGCCGATGATGGAGATGAACTCGCCCGCCTCGATGTCCAGGGAGACATTATCGAGCGCGCGGATTTCCTCGCCGCCCAGGCGGTAGATTTTGCTGACGTTGCGGACTTCAACCAGCGCCATGGTTCATCCTTTTAGCTGCCGCCGCGCCGGGGGCCGCCGGCGGGATTTCCGCCGAAGTTCCTGCCGCCTTTGCCGGATTCTACGCCGGCTTTGAAGGTGTTGGTGGTGCTCTTTTTAAGCTCCTCAAAACCCTCCCGCGGCATTTCCAGCAGCACCACCTCGCCGCCCTTCAAGCCGGACTGCACCTCGGCGAATTGGTAGTCGAAGATGCCCACCGCGACATCCCGCCGCTCGATGCCGTTGGGGCCTTTGACCAGCACGAAACGCTGGCCTTCCTCGGTGAAGACGGCGGCCAGGGGGACGGCCAGGGCATTGGTCACGGAGGCGACGGGGATGCTCAGGGTGGCGGTCATGCCGGGACGCACGCGGGGGTCCATGTCGCGGATCTGGATGCGCGTGGCGAAACCTTTGATGTTATTGCGGATGGTGGCCTGGGGGGCGATGCGCTCCACGCGCCCCTCCAATTTTAATCCGGGGAGGGATTCCACCTGGATTTCCACCTTTTGTCCCGGTTGCAGGCGCACGACATCGGCCTGATTGATGTGGGCATTGACCACCATTTCATTGAGGTTGGCGATGGTCATGATTTCCGTGCCGGAATTGAAGCCGGCCGCGCCGCTGACTGTCTGGCCGAGCGACACCGGGCGGGTCAGCACGGTGCAGTCGAAGGGGGCCAGCATGCGGGTCTTGGTGATGCGATCCTCCACCAGTTTAAGTGCTTTTTCGGCGCGTTCCAGGTTGTTGTTGGCCACCTGCACCTGGTTTTGGGCGGCCTCCAACTCCGTTTTCAGATTGTCAAACTCCTCCCTGGCCACCACACGCTCTTCGTAGAGTTTCACGGCGCGATCGTAGTCCCGCTGCGCCTTTTCCAGACGCAGGCGGGCGGACTCGATTTGCAATTTGGCGCCGGAGATTTCCGTCAGCCGCTGGTCGCGCTCAATCTGCAGGTCCCGGTCGTCCAACTGGCAGAGCAGCTCGCCCTTTTTCACCCGGTCGCCGATGTCCACCGGCAGAACGGAGATGCGGCCGTTAACCTCCATGCGGACTGAGACCTGGTCGGCGGGACCGATGTCACCTGCGGCCGTAATGACAAACTCGATGTTCCGCGGCTCCACCACCGCGGTGGGGATTTCCCGGGGCGCCGCCGGGCCGGGCAGTATGGCATGGCGGCTTTGATAAAAATAGTAGCCGCCGCCGGCCATCCCCAGGACCACTAAAATAATCAAAACAAAACGCATTTAATATCCCTTTGTCCCATGACGAAGACATCCTTGCCGGCGGCCTATGCCGTGAACCAAGGTGGGCGGAGCCGCCGGTGGGCCTCGTCCTCGACTTAAATTCCACCCATTTTCTGACGGCGGCAATTCCTTTTTCATTCAACGCCGGAGCGTGGAAAAGGATTGGCAGGGGTGCGCAACCCATCCTACGCTAGCGCGCGTTTTGCAAGCGCCTGTGAACATAAGCTGCGCAGCCCGGGAATTTCTGGCGGGCACGGAATGGCGCGGGGCGGTCATCGAGCCGGTGGCCGGGGATGCCTCGGCGCGCCGGTATTGGCGGCTGGCCCGCGGCAGGCACACGGCCATTTTAATGGATGCCTCCGCCGTTGCAGCCTGCCTGCCGCCCTATGTGCAGGTGGCGGGGCACCTCCGCAGGCTGGGGTTCAGCGCTCCGGAAGTGCTGGCCGTGGACTATGAGCGGGGCTGCGCCGTTGTTGAAGATTTTGGCGATATGCCCTTCGCGAGGTGGCTGGAGGAGGGGCAGGAGGAGGAAAGGGCCTACACGCTGGCCACGGAGGTTTTAATTGCCCTGCATCAACGCGCTGACGCGATATTACCCGGCTGGCGCGCCTATGACCCCGCCCAGATGCTGGCGGACATTGAATTATATCTGGACTGGGTGGCCCCGGCACTGCCCGAGACCGTGCGTGTCGAATTCCGGCAGCGATGGATGCGGGTTTTGCCGCTGGCCCACCAAGTGCCGGCCTCTCTGCTCTTGCGGGATTATCACGTGGCCAATCTGATGTGGCTGCCGCAGCGCCCCGGCATACAACAGGCCGGGCTGATTGATTTTCAGGATGCGTATCAGGGGCCGGTGACCTATGATCTCGTGTCCTTGTTGGAGGATGCCCGGCGGGATGTGCCGCCGGGGCTGCGCGAGAAGATGCTGGCGCGTTATCTGGCCGCTTTTCGGGCCCCGAATCAGGACAACTTCAGAGCATCGCTGGCCATTCTGGCCGCCCAGCGACATACCCGCGTGCTGGCCATTTTTGCGCGGCTGGCGGCGCGTGAAGGCAAGCCGGAATACCAACGGCGTCATGCGCCGCGGGTGCGCCGGCTGTTGAGGCAGGCGCTGGCCCACCCGGTATTGGCCCCCGTTGCCGCATGGTTTGAGGATTATGGGAAACTCGATTGATCGCGCGATGGTGCTGGCCGCCGGTTACGGCACGCGAATGCGTCCCCTTACTGACCGGCTGCCCAAACCCCTGGTGCCGATTGCGGGCCGGCCGATGATTGCCTACGCTCTTGAGCATTTGCGCGCGGCGGGCGTGCGGGAGGTGGTGGTGAACGTAGCGCACCTGAAAGAGCCGTTGATACAATACCTGCGCAGTTACCCCGGCCTGCAATGTTTGATATCTGAGGAAGCTGAACCGCTGGAGACCGGCGGGGGATTGCGCCACGCGCTTCCTTTGCTGGGCGAGCGTCCCCTGTATGTCATCAACTCGGACATCCTATGGATTGACCGGGGGGAGCCGGCCCTCCATCGGCTGGCACGGCATTGGGACGAGGCGCGCATGGACTGGCTTTTTTTGGTGCAGTCGCGCGCCCGCGCGGTGGGGTATGAGCGGGGCGAAGATCATCTTTTCATCACGCCGGAGAACACGCTGGCCTGGGATGCCCACGAGGCGCCCTACATAATTGCCAGTGTGTATGTGATGCATCCGCGGGTATTGGCCGGGGTGGCCCCCGGCCGGTTTTCCGCCAAGATACTATGGCGCAAAGCGATGGAGGAGAAACGGCTGTGGTGTGTTCCGCACACCGGCCTCTGGTGCCAGGCCGGGACCATCGCCGATTTGCAACGGGCCGAGGAATTGATCAGGAGCTTTGGTGCGCGCGAGCCATCGTCGCCGGTCACTCCCCAATAATTTTTACCAACACCCGCTTGCGGCGGTTGCCGTCGAATTCGCCATAGAAGATTTGTTCCCAGGGGCCGAAATCCAATTTGCCATTGGTGATGGCCACGACGACTTCCCGGCCCATGACCTGGCGCTTCAGATGGGCGTCCGCGTTGTCCTCGCCGGTGCGATTGTGATGGTACTGCTCAATGGGGGCATGGGGCGCGAGTTTTTCCAGCCAGACTTCGTAATCATGCAGCAGCCCATTTTCTGCATCGTTGATGAAGACCGAGGCGGTGATGTGCATGGCATTGACCAGGCACAATCCTTCTTTGACTCCGCTTTTGCGCACCAGGTTCTCCACGGTGGGGGTGATGTTTACAAAGCCGCGCCGGCCGGGCACCTCGAACCAGAGATATTCCGTCAAGGATTTCATACGCGGCCATACTAACGGCCCGCCGGCGCGCGTGTCATTCAAAATTGGCCGGCCTGGTTGAGGGGATTTGTGGTTGATGACCGGCGGGTTGAACCGGCCATCTTTGTTATGCGACAAAAGGCCTGCGGAAAAACCCGGCAATGATATAATGACTGACAGGATATGTGTGCACGTTACACGCAAATCCGGGACCTTCGGGCGCTGTTGGAGCTGGTGCAATGCCGGGGTGGCCTGCCCGGCTGGGTGCCGCGGTACAACATCGCGCCTACGCAAGAGGCACCGGTGATCGTGCGGACTGCCGAGGCGGTCGAGGTGAAACTTATGCGCTGGGGGTTTCTCTGGTCGTGGGCATCGGCTCCGAGTGAATGCAAACCGATCATTAATGCCCGTGCCGAGACGGTCAGGTACAATTTCAAGGATGCCTTCGCCCGGCGGCGATGCCTGGTGCCGGCCGATGGGTTTTACGAGTGGGAGACCACGCTTGGCGCCAAACGCCCATGGCGTTTTACCTTGTGCGAGGAGGCGCCCTTTTGTTTTGCGGGCTTGTGGGAGGTCTGGAGGCCGCGGCCGGCCGTGCAGCCAGAATTATTCCCTCCCGCGGAGGGAGCCATTCGGTCCTTGGAAACGTTTACCATCATCACCACGACGGCCAATGCGCTGGTGGAGCCATTTCATTGGCGGATGCCGGTGATATTGGTGGGGAAGGCCTTGCAGGCGTGGCTGGATCCGGCGGCCAGGGCGGATGACTTGCAAAACCTTTTGCAGCCTTTTCCCGCCACCTTGATGCAACGTCATCCGGCCTCCGGTTACGTTAACCGGCCGGGCTTTGAAGGCCCGGAGAACTTGCGGGCCGAGGAAAGTTGATGGCATGCCGTGCAGAGCGCTGGCGGAGCGTTACGAGGGGCTGGGTAAGCATTGCGAGCCTCCGATTTAGGCTCTAACATTGGAGCATGTTAGATTTACAAGCACTGCACAATTTGCTGGCCGCGCATACCGCGGCGGCCGGGGCACAGGTCCGTGAGTTTGATTTGAGAGGACGGCGTTTTCAATTCAATCAACGGCCGGAAATCATGGGGGTGATCAATCTTTCGCCCGGCTCGTGGTATCGCGAGAGCGTGTGCTTGAGCGCGGAGAGCGCCATCCGGCGGGGCAGGGTGTTGCACGAGCAGGGCGCGGCGGTGGTGGATGTGGGGGCGGAGTCCACCCTGGCGCACACCGAGCGGGTGGATGAGCTGCGGCAGCAGTCGCTGTTATTGCCGGTGGTGGAGGGGCTGAGCCGGGCGGGGGTGCTGGTATCCGTGGAGACGTATCATCCGGCGGTGGCCC belongs to Verrucomicrobiia bacterium and includes:
- a CDS encoding PA domain-containing protein; this translates as MPEARGVALFLGFMLALTAAAAERDAALRADSAALTQQPHRLVGTAEGRAAAAYVAKRLRAMGLDAVIEQEFPAAQMRVLRCEVEVRTAEGAARTLALLPMRANGIMPPVTPPGGLSGPLLHAGRGDPEDFGERRVAGAIVVLDYNCGRGWLRAFRQGALAVIFVPAERAEAWHCHASETTANLPRFYLPAGRSALPEGAIATIHSEIVWETAYGCNVFGYLRGSQPVFDLEKEEAIILATALDSYGEVPFASPGGRGAANIAVLLRL
- a CDS encoding ABC transporter ATP-binding protein — encoded protein: MVEVRNVSKIYRLGGEEIRALDNVSLDIEAGEFISIIGPSGSGKSTLMHILGCLDSPTSGTIKLDGLMIHNASPRQLAHIRNQKIGFVFQFFNLLPKLNVLQNVELPMVYAGLSARARRERAERALELVGLANRAKHRPSQLSGGQQQRVAIARAMANQPAILLCDEPTANLDLRTGQEILEILQRLNRERGVTVICATHDHRMMNICDRLMWIRDGRIERIARREEVKIQIGSIGGKHA
- a CDS encoding efflux RND transporter periplasmic adaptor subunit, which translates into the protein MRFVLIILVVLGMAGGGYYFYQSRHAILPGPAAPREIPTAVVEPRNIEFVITAAGDIGPADQVSVRMEVNGRISVLPVDIGDRVKKGELLCQLDDRDLQIERDQRLTEISGAKLQIESARLRLEKAQRDYDRAVKLYEERVVAREEFDNLKTELEAAQNQVQVANNNLERAEKALKLVEDRITKTRMLAPFDCTVLTRPVSLGQTVSGAAGFNSGTEIMTIANLNEMVVNAHINQADVVRLQPGQKVEIQVESLPGLKLEGRVERIAPQATIRNNIKGFATRIQIRDMDPRVRPGMTATLSIPVASVTNALAVPLAAVFTEEGQRFVLVKGPNGIERRDVAVGIFDYQFAEVQSGLKGGEVVLLEMPREGFEELKKSTTNTFKAGVESGKGGRNFGGNPAGGPRRGGS
- a CDS encoding phosphotransferase — protein: MNISCAAREFLAGTEWRGAVIEPVAGDASARRYWRLARGRHTAILMDASAVAACLPPYVQVAGHLRRLGFSAPEVLAVDYERGCAVVEDFGDMPFARWLEEGQEEERAYTLATEVLIALHQRADAILPGWRAYDPAQMLADIELYLDWVAPALPETVRVEFRQRWMRVLPLAHQVPASLLLRDYHVANLMWLPQRPGIQQAGLIDFQDAYQGPVTYDLVSLLEDARRDVPPGLREKMLARYLAAFRAPNQDNFRASLAILAAQRHTRVLAIFARLAAREGKPEYQRRHAPRVRRLLRQALAHPVLAPVAAWFEDYGKLD
- a CDS encoding nucleotidyltransferase family protein, which produces MGNSIDRAMVLAAGYGTRMRPLTDRLPKPLVPIAGRPMIAYALEHLRAAGVREVVVNVAHLKEPLIQYLRSYPGLQCLISEEAEPLETGGGLRHALPLLGERPLYVINSDILWIDRGEPALHRLARHWDEARMDWLFLVQSRARAVGYERGEDHLFITPENTLAWDAHEAPYIIASVYVMHPRVLAGVAPGRFSAKILWRKAMEEKRLWCVPHTGLWCQAGTIADLQRAEELIRSFGAREPSSPVTPQ
- a CDS encoding secondary thiamine-phosphate synthase enzyme YjbQ; protein product: MKSLTEYLWFEVPGRRGFVNITPTVENLVRKSGVKEGLCLVNAMHITASVFINDAENGLLHDYEVWLEKLAPHAPIEQYHHNRTGEDNADAHLKRQVMGREVVVAITNGKLDFGPWEQIFYGEFDGNRRKRVLVKIIGE
- a CDS encoding SOS response-associated peptidase, coding for MCARYTQIRDLRALLELVQCRGGLPGWVPRYNIAPTQEAPVIVRTAEAVEVKLMRWGFLWSWASAPSECKPIINARAETVRYNFKDAFARRRCLVPADGFYEWETTLGAKRPWRFTLCEEAPFCFAGLWEVWRPRPAVQPELFPPAEGAIRSLETFTIITTTANALVEPFHWRMPVILVGKALQAWLDPAARADDLQNLLQPFPATLMQRHPASGYVNRPGFEGPENLRAEES